The window AGCAGAGGCACGATCGAGTAGATGACGACGATCGCCATGACGATCGTGAGGACGATCGACTTGCGCTGACGCGGGTCCTTGCTGGGCCGCACGTAGTTCGGGCGGTGGGTCTTTTTGACCTTTGGCAGGTCGTGGGTGACGGCGCTCAACTCAGCGCACCTCCTGACGGGAACCGCGCAGCTGCACGATGTAGGCGATGACGGCGGTGATGATGCCCATCACGATCGCGACGGTGGCGGAGTAGTTGAACTGCTGACCGGCGAACGAGAGGTTGTAGGCGTACATGTTCGGCGTGAAGTAGCTCGAGATGACGTTCGGCGCGAGGTTCTGCAGCAGGTTCGGCTCGTTGAAGAGCTGGAAGCTGCCGATGATCGAGAACACGGTGGCGATGACGATCGAGCCGCGGAGGGCCGGGAGCTTGATGCCCGAGATGATGCGGAACTGCCCGGCGCCGTCGAGCTCGGCCGCCTCGTAGAGCTCGCCGGGGATGACCTTCAGCGCCGCGTAGAAGATGAGCATGTTGTAGCCCATGAACTCCCAGGTGACGATGTTGCCGATCGAGGCCAGCACCCACTGCGAGCTGAACGGCTGCAGCAGCTCGAAGCCGACGAGGTCGTTGATGGAGCCGGAGAGGCCGAACTGGTTGCCGTACATGAAGCCCCAGATCAGGGCGGCGACGACGCCGGGAACGGCGTAGGGCAGGAAGATCGCGATGCGGAAGAAGCTCGAGCCGTGCAGCCGGGCGCTGTCGACGGCGAGCGCCACGAAGAGTGACAGCGCCAGCATGATCGGCACCTGGATGACGAGGAAGAGGGTGACGCGGAAGAGCGACTCCCAGAACTTCGCGTCCTGGAACAGCTGCAGGTAATTGCCTAGGCCGACGAAGCCGGAGCCGCCGACGAGCTGCTGGCGGAACAGCGACAGCACGATCGCGTAGACCACGGGGGCGACGAGCACCGCGAGGAACACGATCATGAACGGGGCGACGAAGCCCCAGCCACGCCAATCGCGTCGGGCCCGCCGCATGGGGCGGGGTGTGACTGCTGTCGCCGACGTCATCGTCCACTTCCTTCGATGGGAGGGTTTTCGCTCGTGCTGTTCGTGCTGGTTCTGTTCGCGTTGCACCATGTTTGCGTC of the Herbiconiux flava genome contains:
- a CDS encoding carbohydrate ABC transporter permease, encoding MTSATAVTPRPMRRARRDWRGWGFVAPFMIVFLAVLVAPVVYAIVLSLFRQQLVGGSGFVGLGNYLQLFQDAKFWESLFRVTLFLVIQVPIMLALSLFVALAVDSARLHGSSFFRIAIFLPYAVPGVVAALIWGFMYGNQFGLSGSINDLVGFELLQPFSSQWVLASIGNIVTWEFMGYNMLIFYAALKVIPGELYEAAELDGAGQFRIISGIKLPALRGSIVIATVFSIIGSFQLFNEPNLLQNLAPNVISSYFTPNMYAYNLSFAGQQFNYSATVAIVMGIITAVIAYIVQLRGSRQEVR